The Aeromicrobium yanjiei genome includes a region encoding these proteins:
- a CDS encoding LppX_LprAFG lipoprotein has translation MRTRHLLPVLLATLLALTGCTGGSDSSEPKGGDTDKLQARLDTAKKTLDTAETINIALATKRLPDGITGLLSATGKGNHSPAFTGKVNVVTGGSSLGADVVAVDGKVWAKTGFLPDFTVIDPQDLKAPDPAALVSADKGISQILVKTTKLRDAGQSRDGKDVLTTIKGTLPGDVVATIIPSATADQEFQVTYRLDDDDELRDATLSGAFYPGGGTVTYTVSLSTSDTPVSITKP, from the coding sequence GTGCGCACCCGTCACCTTCTCCCTGTCCTGCTCGCGACCCTCCTGGCCCTGACCGGCTGCACCGGAGGATCGGACTCCTCCGAGCCGAAGGGCGGCGACACCGACAAGCTCCAGGCCCGTCTCGACACGGCCAAGAAGACTCTCGACACCGCCGAGACCATCAACATCGCGCTCGCGACCAAGCGACTCCCCGACGGCATCACGGGGCTCCTGTCGGCCACCGGCAAGGGCAACCACTCCCCCGCGTTCACGGGCAAGGTCAACGTCGTCACGGGCGGCTCGAGCCTGGGTGCGGACGTCGTCGCGGTGGACGGCAAGGTCTGGGCCAAGACCGGGTTCCTGCCCGACTTCACCGTGATCGACCCGCAGGACCTCAAGGCTCCCGATCCCGCGGCGCTGGTGTCGGCCGACAAGGGCATCTCGCAGATCCTCGTCAAGACCACGAAGCTCCGCGACGCCGGGCAGTCCCGCGACGGCAAGGACGTGCTCACCACGATCAAGGGCACGCTGCCCGGCGACGTCGTGGCCACGATCATCCCGTCCGCGACGGCCGACCAGGAGTTCCAGGTCACCTACCGCCTCGATGACGACGACGAGCTGCGCGACGCCACGCTGAGCGGCGCGTTCTACCCCGGGGGCGGCACGGTCACCTACACCGTCTCCCTCAGCACGTCGGACACGCCGGTCAGCATCACCAAGCCCTGA
- a CDS encoding DNA gyrase/topoisomerase IV subunit A, which yields MARTSKQAPEEEFEEHILDTDVGDEMRSSFLEYAYSVIYSRALPDARDGLKPVQRRLLFTMDDMGLRSDRGHVKSARPVGEVMGRLHPHGDSAIYDALVRLVQPWSLRLPLADGHGNFGSPDDPPAAMRYTEIRMDAAAEAMTASINEDTVDFRPNYDGRELEPVVLPAALPNLLVNGASGIAVGMATNIAPHNLIEVVQALRHLIKHPKADLDDLMRFIPGPDLPTGGKIVGLEGVRDAYATGNGSFRMRASARIENVTPRKKGIVITELPYNVGPEKVIEAIKKLVQAKKLQGISDLKNLTDRHKGLQLVIEIKNGYIPETILEQLYKSTPMESSFGINAVALVDGQPRTLGLKQMLEVYLEHRIDVVRRRTTFRRGKAADRLHLLEGMLLALLDIDEVIQLVRSSENRGEAKERLMSVFDLSDPQATYILDLTLGRLTRYDRIEVEKEIEELRRTIEQLDAILGDESLLRTVVGDELNEMAQTFGTPRRTVLLESSGQTATAASPLEVADDPCWVLLSATGLLARTSDDSPLGAVDRRVKHDTIVSAVRTTARGEVGVITAAGTVHRISVLELPGLPPSAHSPNLQGGLPLSEVAELDSAALALMTFDEDGPGIALGTRQGVVKRVRPDHLSRDQWELISLADGDAVVGAAVLESGEEQLAFVTSDAQLLYFSASLVRPQGRSGGGVAGIKLAAGQRVVSFGAVADVDDAYVVTVAGSASALPGTQNGAVKVSPLSIYPPKGRATGGVRCQRLLKGEDGLLLAWVGDGTPMACATSGSAVDLPPVSDRRDGSGVPVAQPILAVAGPPAARIDVSDVTDSPDPAVGD from the coding sequence ATGGCCCGCACCAGCAAGCAGGCTCCCGAGGAGGAGTTCGAGGAGCACATCCTCGACACCGACGTCGGCGACGAGATGCGATCCAGCTTCCTGGAGTACGCCTACTCGGTCATCTACTCCCGCGCCCTCCCCGACGCCCGCGACGGCCTCAAGCCGGTCCAGCGACGTCTCCTCTTCACGATGGACGACATGGGCCTGCGCAGCGACCGCGGGCACGTCAAGAGCGCCCGGCCGGTCGGCGAGGTCATGGGCCGGCTGCACCCGCACGGCGACAGCGCGATCTACGACGCCCTGGTCCGTCTCGTGCAGCCGTGGTCCCTGCGGCTCCCGCTGGCCGACGGCCACGGCAACTTCGGCTCGCCGGACGATCCGCCCGCCGCGATGCGTTACACCGAGATCCGCATGGACGCGGCCGCCGAGGCGATGACCGCCTCGATCAACGAGGACACGGTCGACTTCCGGCCCAACTACGACGGCCGCGAGCTCGAGCCGGTCGTGCTGCCCGCCGCCCTGCCCAATCTCCTGGTCAACGGCGCGAGCGGCATCGCGGTGGGCATGGCCACCAACATCGCCCCGCACAACCTCATCGAGGTCGTGCAGGCGCTGCGGCACCTGATCAAGCACCCCAAGGCCGATCTCGACGACCTGATGCGGTTCATCCCCGGGCCCGATCTGCCCACCGGCGGCAAGATCGTGGGTCTCGAGGGTGTGCGCGACGCGTACGCGACGGGCAACGGCTCGTTCCGCATGCGCGCCTCGGCCCGCATCGAGAACGTCACGCCCCGCAAGAAGGGCATCGTGATCACCGAGCTGCCCTACAACGTGGGGCCCGAGAAGGTCATCGAGGCGATCAAGAAGCTCGTCCAGGCGAAGAAGCTGCAGGGCATCTCGGACCTCAAGAACCTCACGGACCGCCACAAGGGCCTCCAGCTGGTCATCGAGATCAAGAACGGCTACATCCCCGAGACGATCCTCGAGCAGCTCTACAAGAGCACCCCGATGGAGAGCTCGTTCGGCATCAACGCGGTCGCGCTGGTCGACGGCCAGCCCCGCACGCTGGGCCTCAAGCAGATGCTGGAGGTCTACCTCGAGCACCGCATCGACGTCGTGCGCCGGCGCACGACGTTCCGCCGCGGCAAGGCCGCCGACCGCCTGCACCTGCTCGAGGGCATGCTGCTGGCCCTGCTCGACATCGACGAGGTCATCCAGCTCGTGCGCTCCAGCGAGAACCGTGGGGAGGCCAAGGAACGCCTGATGTCGGTGTTCGACCTGTCCGATCCGCAGGCGACCTACATCCTCGACCTGACGCTGGGACGCCTGACCCGCTACGACCGCATCGAGGTCGAGAAGGAGATCGAGGAGCTGCGCCGCACGATCGAGCAGCTCGACGCGATCCTCGGCGACGAGAGCCTCCTGCGGACGGTCGTCGGCGACGAGCTCAACGAGATGGCCCAGACCTTCGGCACGCCCCGCCGCACGGTCCTGCTGGAGTCGTCCGGCCAGACCGCGACGGCCGCGTCCCCGCTGGAGGTCGCCGACGACCCGTGCTGGGTGCTGCTCTCGGCGACCGGGCTGCTCGCCCGTACGTCCGACGACTCCCCCCTCGGAGCGGTCGACCGCCGGGTCAAGCACGACACGATCGTCTCGGCCGTACGCACGACGGCCCGCGGCGAGGTGGGCGTCATCACCGCTGCCGGCACGGTGCACCGCATCAGCGTCCTGGAGCTGCCCGGTCTCCCGCCGAGCGCCCACTCGCCCAACCTGCAGGGCGGGCTGCCCCTCAGCGAGGTCGCCGAGCTCGACTCGGCCGCGCTCGCCCTCATGACGTTCGACGAGGACGGTCCCGGCATCGCGCTCGGAACCCGGCAGGGCGTCGTCAAGCGGGTCCGGCCCGATCACCTGTCGCGCGACCAGTGGGAGCTCATCTCGCTGGCCGACGGCGACGCCGTGGTCGGGGCCGCGGTGCTGGAGTCGGGCGAGGAGCAGCTCGCCTTCGTGACGTCCGATGCGCAGCTGCTGTACTTCTCGGCCTCCCTGGTCCGTCCCCAGGGACGCTCCGGCGGTGGCGTCGCCGGCATCAAGCTCGCGGCCGGCCAGCGGGTGGTCTCGTTCGGCGCGGTCGCCGACGTGGACGATGCGTACGTCGTGACGGTGGCGGGCTCGGCCAGTGCGCTGCCCGGCACCCAGAACGGTGCGGTCAAGGTCAGCCCCCTGTCGATCTACCCGCCCAAGGGCCGGGCCACCGGCGGCGTCCGCTGCCAGCGGCTGCTCAAGGGCGAGGACGGGCTGCTGCTGGCCTGGGTCGGCGACGGCACCCCGATGGCGTGCGCGACCAGCGGCTCCGCGGTCGACCTGCCCCCGGTGAGCGATCGCCGGGACGGCTCCGGCGTGCCGGTCGCGCAGCCGATCCTGGCGGTGGCCGGACCGCCCGCGGCCCGCATCGATGTCAGCGATGTCACCGATTCGCCGGACCCCGCCGTGGGAGACTGA
- a CDS encoding bifunctional GNAT family N-acetyltransferase/acetate--CoA ligase family protein gives MTNEVHPVEHWEADVLLRDGRVAQLRPILEADADRFVEFYSRVSEESKYFRFFAPYPTLSDKDVKRFTIVDHDRRVAFVVTLHSEIIGVGRYDAVSDDEAEVAFLVEDAHQGRGVGQLLLEHLAQAGRERGIRRFVADVLPSNARMQQIFREMGYKIEGMIEDGVQRLIFETEPTDMAIGVMRAREQRAEAASIERIFKARSIAVIGASRRQDSIGQAMVRNLVLGDFLGSVYAVNSQAEAVSGLPAYKRVQDIPGEVDVAIVAVPAESVNDVVLDCAAKGVHGLIVISAGFAEEGPEGRQRQRALLGLSRSYGLRLVGPNCLGLINTAPDLQLNASLSPAMPPQGRVGFFCQSGALGTAILESVSRRGLGLSTFVSAGNRADVSGNDLLQYWQEDDATEVILLYLESIGNPRKFSRIARRVSRTKPIVAVKSGRSTQGVPVGHTVARTSAPQSAVDAMFRQAGVIQVDTLDEMFDVAQLLAHQPLPRGNRISIVGNSDAVALIVADAAAAAGLRVAEPVSLGANANADDFEVAIETAIANPDVDALVAVYIPPLNTSGEEVANVLAAVGEQSDKPIVSTFLGTEGVPVLLRVPDLLGGSAGRGSVPSYAAPESAVRALARVVNYAEWAARDHGEFHLAMDHRSGDARALVRDVLKAAPRGAVLSTDQVHTLLACYGIDLLTWINVHDRDEAIAAGEKLGWDVVLKAGSEHLRSRPDIDHVWRGIRDAEEMAEAWDELSGWTGMRKDTKFFVQRVAPDGVHVSFGVTEDPLFGPLVSFGLAGAPSELLGDRSYGIPPLTDLDAEAMIRDLRSAPLLYGYRGSEKVDVDALQDIIVRLAAMKDDLPEIAELDLEPVAVHPHGFTALSARAKVMPTADRRGEWYVRRLSQPAAAGDTLT, from the coding sequence GTGACCAACGAGGTGCATCCCGTCGAGCACTGGGAGGCTGACGTCCTGCTCCGGGACGGCCGCGTCGCCCAGCTCCGTCCCATCCTGGAGGCGGACGCCGACCGCTTCGTCGAGTTCTACTCCAGGGTCTCCGAGGAGTCCAAGTACTTCCGGTTCTTCGCGCCTTATCCGACGCTCTCGGACAAGGACGTCAAGCGCTTCACGATAGTCGACCACGACCGCCGGGTCGCGTTCGTGGTCACCCTGCACTCGGAGATCATCGGCGTCGGTCGCTACGACGCCGTCAGTGACGACGAGGCCGAGGTCGCCTTCCTGGTCGAGGACGCGCACCAGGGCCGTGGCGTGGGCCAGCTGCTGCTCGAGCACCTCGCGCAGGCCGGACGTGAGCGCGGCATCCGACGGTTCGTGGCGGACGTGCTGCCCTCCAACGCCCGCATGCAGCAGATCTTCCGCGAGATGGGCTACAAGATCGAGGGCATGATCGAGGACGGCGTCCAGCGCCTGATCTTCGAGACCGAGCCGACCGACATGGCCATCGGCGTGATGCGGGCCCGCGAGCAGCGTGCCGAGGCCGCCTCGATCGAGCGCATCTTCAAGGCTCGCAGCATCGCGGTGATCGGCGCGAGCCGCCGTCAGGACTCGATCGGCCAGGCGATGGTGCGCAACCTCGTGCTCGGCGACTTCCTCGGCAGCGTCTACGCGGTGAACTCGCAGGCCGAGGCCGTGTCCGGCCTCCCGGCGTACAAGCGGGTCCAGGACATCCCCGGCGAGGTCGACGTCGCGATCGTCGCGGTCCCGGCCGAGTCGGTCAACGACGTCGTGCTCGACTGCGCCGCGAAGGGCGTCCACGGGCTCATCGTGATCTCGGCCGGCTTCGCCGAGGAGGGACCCGAGGGTCGCCAGCGCCAGCGCGCCCTGCTGGGTCTCAGCCGGTCGTACGGGCTGCGACTCGTCGGCCCCAACTGCCTGGGCCTGATCAACACCGCTCCCGACCTGCAGCTCAACGCCTCGCTGTCGCCCGCGATGCCGCCCCAGGGCCGTGTCGGCTTCTTCTGCCAGTCCGGAGCCCTCGGCACCGCGATCCTGGAGTCGGTGTCGCGACGCGGCCTCGGCCTCTCGACGTTCGTGTCCGCCGGCAACCGTGCCGACGTCTCGGGCAACGACCTGCTCCAGTACTGGCAGGAGGACGACGCGACCGAGGTCATCCTGCTCTACCTGGAGTCGATCGGTAACCCGCGCAAGTTCTCGCGCATCGCCCGGCGGGTCTCGCGCACCAAGCCGATCGTGGCGGTCAAGTCGGGCCGCTCGACGCAGGGCGTCCCCGTCGGCCACACCGTCGCGCGCACGTCCGCCCCGCAGTCGGCGGTCGACGCGATGTTCCGCCAGGCCGGGGTCATCCAGGTCGACACCCTCGACGAGATGTTCGACGTCGCCCAGCTGCTGGCGCACCAGCCGCTGCCGCGCGGCAACCGCATCTCGATCGTCGGCAACTCCGACGCGGTCGCGCTGATCGTCGCCGATGCCGCCGCCGCGGCAGGCCTCCGGGTCGCCGAGCCGGTGTCGCTGGGCGCCAACGCGAACGCCGACGACTTCGAGGTCGCGATCGAGACCGCGATCGCCAACCCCGACGTCGACGCGCTCGTCGCGGTCTACATCCCGCCGCTCAACACCAGCGGCGAGGAGGTCGCCAACGTGCTCGCCGCAGTGGGTGAGCAGTCCGACAAGCCCATCGTGTCGACGTTCCTCGGCACCGAGGGCGTCCCGGTGCTCCTGCGGGTGCCCGATCTGCTCGGCGGATCCGCGGGTCGCGGATCGGTGCCGTCGTACGCCGCCCCGGAGTCCGCGGTCCGCGCCCTGGCCCGGGTCGTCAACTACGCCGAGTGGGCCGCGCGCGACCACGGCGAGTTCCACCTCGCGATGGACCACCGCAGCGGCGACGCGCGGGCGCTGGTGCGGGACGTCCTCAAGGCCGCCCCGCGCGGTGCGGTGCTGTCGACCGACCAGGTCCACACCCTGCTGGCCTGCTATGGCATCGACCTGCTGACCTGGATCAACGTCCACGACCGGGATGAGGCGATCGCGGCCGGCGAGAAGCTCGGCTGGGACGTCGTCCTCAAGGCCGGCAGCGAGCACCTGCGCAGCCGACCCGACATCGACCACGTCTGGCGCGGCATCCGCGACGCCGAGGAGATGGCCGAGGCCTGGGACGAGCTCTCCGGCTGGACCGGCATGCGCAAGGACACCAAGTTCTTCGTCCAGCGGGTCGCGCCCGACGGCGTCCACGTGTCGTTCGGCGTCACCGAGGACCCGCTGTTCGGGCCTCTGGTCTCGTTCGGCCTCGCCGGGGCACCGAGCGAGCTGCTGGGCGACCGGTCGTACGGCATCCCGCCGCTCACCGACCTTGACGCCGAGGCGATGATCCGCGACCTGCGCTCCGCTCCGCTGCTCTACGGCTACCGCGGCTCCGAGAAGGTCGACGTGGACGCGCTGCAGGACATCATCGTGCGCCTCGCGGCGATGAAGGACGACCTCCCGGAGATCGCTGAGCTCGACCTCGAGCCGGTTGCGGTGCACCCCCACGGCTTCACGGCTCTCAGCGCCCGCGCCAAGGTCATGCCCACCGCGGACCGTCGCGGCGAGTGGTACGTCCGGCGGCTCAGCCAGCCGGCAGCGGCGGGAGATACGCTGACGTGA
- a CDS encoding DUF5998 family protein, with protein sequence MTTDHTRALFDEVSRSGYYPEIVAEGLRDALADELVRGFVLHHEPTFDRDEIRRHMTVLALTPSRLVLVHTDEHPGDDLLPKPYTSTTSEAVALDQVRSVVVTRMVTSNSKQLEEALLTIGWGAVSRVELEPARCSDPECEADHGYSGSLTGDDFSLRLAAAGDGGAAVERLLAFARTLSAATAGRSS encoded by the coding sequence ATGACCACCGACCATACGAGAGCCCTCTTCGACGAGGTCTCCCGCAGCGGCTACTACCCCGAGATCGTGGCCGAGGGTCTGCGTGACGCACTCGCCGACGAGCTCGTCCGGGGCTTCGTCCTGCACCACGAGCCGACGTTCGACCGTGACGAGATCCGCCGGCACATGACCGTCCTCGCGCTGACGCCCAGCCGCCTGGTCCTCGTGCACACCGACGAGCACCCCGGGGACGACCTGCTGCCCAAGCCGTACACGTCGACCACGTCCGAGGCCGTGGCGCTCGACCAGGTGCGCTCGGTCGTCGTGACCCGCATGGTCACCTCCAACTCCAAGCAGCTCGAGGAGGCCCTGCTGACGATCGGCTGGGGTGCGGTGTCCCGGGTCGAGCTCGAGCCCGCACGGTGCTCGGACCCCGAGTGCGAGGCCGATCATGGCTACTCCGGCAGCCTGACCGGTGACGACTTCTCGCTGCGCCTGGCCGCGGCCGGCGACGGCGGTGCCGCGGTCGAGCGGCTGCTGGCGTTCGCGCGCACGCTGTCGGCCGCGACGGCCGGTCGGAGCTCGTGA
- a CDS encoding alkaline phosphatase family protein, whose amino-acid sequence MTASVPGLAGRRTIDQVMPSVGAALGVDGFANTLELPESARYVVFLVDGMGLELLREHAQAAPFLSSLLNVEDVVCGVPSTTVTSLTSLGTGLRPGQHGMVGYTSRVPETGRRINALKWDQPIDPRDWQPYPTVLQRLQEAGISASSVNDAKFEGTGLTVCSQRGVPFHGINSVYERLDVVLDVIESAPRSVTYAYESRLDHTGHGSGCTSAEWREMLTTIDTELMELRDELPRDTTLVVTADHGMVDLPMEGRFDVDSEPRLLDDVDLLAGEARFRHLYTRPGAAADVAARWSERLGERAIVRTQDGLEDWFGPVADDVRGRIGDVVVASLGDFAVFSSREFGIELKMTGFHGSVTDAELRIPVLVAP is encoded by the coding sequence GTGACAGCGTCGGTGCCGGGGCTCGCAGGGCGTCGGACGATCGACCAGGTCATGCCCTCGGTGGGTGCGGCCCTCGGCGTGGACGGCTTCGCCAACACGCTCGAGCTGCCCGAGTCGGCGCGCTACGTCGTGTTCCTCGTCGACGGGATGGGCCTGGAGCTGCTGCGCGAGCACGCCCAGGCCGCACCGTTCCTGTCGTCCTTGCTCAACGTCGAGGACGTCGTGTGCGGCGTCCCGTCCACGACCGTCACGAGCCTGACGTCGCTGGGCACGGGTCTGCGACCCGGCCAGCACGGCATGGTCGGCTACACCTCACGCGTGCCCGAGACGGGCCGGCGGATCAACGCCCTGAAGTGGGACCAGCCGATCGATCCCCGCGACTGGCAGCCGTACCCGACGGTGCTGCAGCGGCTCCAGGAGGCGGGCATCTCCGCGTCCTCGGTCAACGATGCGAAGTTCGAGGGCACGGGCCTCACGGTCTGCAGCCAGCGGGGCGTGCCCTTCCACGGCATCAACTCGGTCTATGAACGCCTCGACGTCGTGCTGGACGTCATCGAGTCGGCGCCGCGGTCGGTCACGTACGCGTACGAGTCCCGCCTCGACCACACCGGCCACGGCAGCGGCTGCACGTCCGCGGAGTGGCGCGAGATGCTGACCACGATCGACACCGAGCTCATGGAGCTGCGTGACGAGCTGCCGCGCGACACGACCCTCGTCGTGACGGCCGACCACGGGATGGTCGACCTGCCCATGGAAGGACGCTTCGACGTGGACTCCGAGCCCCGGCTGCTCGACGACGTGGACCTGCTCGCGGGCGAGGCGCGGTTCCGGCACCTCTACACGCGTCCGGGCGCCGCGGCGGACGTCGCCGCCCGGTGGAGCGAACGGCTGGGGGAGCGGGCGATCGTGCGCACCCAGGACGGCCTCGAGGACTGGTTCGGACCCGTTGCCGACGACGTACGCGGCCGGATCGGTGACGTGGTCGTGGCCTCGCTCGGCGACTTCGCGGTGTTCTCGTCCCGCGAGTTCGGCATCGAGCTGAAGATGACCGGCTTCCACGGCTCGGTCACCGACGCCGAGCTGCGCATCCCGGTGCTCGTCGCACCGTGA
- a CDS encoding thymidine kinase → MAVADLNFYSGTMDCGKSTLALQMDHNHRARGRVGRVFTSHDRAGTATLSSRLGLSVEAIEVDDAFDFWQFTVGELTHGGRIDYFVCDEAQFYTVPQIDQLAKITDELSIDIFAFGILTDFRTKMFPGSLRLTELADRVHTLQVEALCWCGERATHNARTEDGVMVTEGEVIVVGDVEDPERPAPQVGYEVLCRRHHRRRMTAASAQAAALSPDVLPFD, encoded by the coding sequence GTGGCCGTGGCGGATCTGAACTTCTACAGCGGCACGATGGACTGCGGCAAGAGCACGCTCGCGCTGCAGATGGACCACAACCACCGGGCCCGCGGCCGGGTCGGGCGGGTGTTCACCTCGCACGACCGCGCGGGCACCGCGACGCTGTCGAGCCGGCTCGGCCTGTCGGTCGAGGCGATCGAGGTCGACGACGCGTTCGACTTCTGGCAGTTCACGGTCGGTGAGCTCACGCACGGCGGACGCATCGACTACTTCGTGTGCGACGAGGCGCAGTTCTACACGGTCCCGCAGATCGACCAGCTGGCCAAGATCACCGACGAGCTGTCGATCGACATCTTCGCGTTCGGGATCCTGACCGACTTTCGCACCAAGATGTTCCCCGGATCGCTGCGGCTGACCGAGCTGGCCGACCGGGTGCACACCCTGCAGGTCGAGGCGTTGTGCTGGTGCGGCGAGCGTGCGACGCACAATGCCCGCACCGAGGACGGCGTCATGGTCACCGAGGGCGAGGTCATCGTCGTGGGCGACGTCGAGGACCCCGAGCGTCCCGCGCCCCAGGTGGGCTATGAGGTGCTCTGTCGTCGGCACCACCGCCGTCGCATGACGGCGGCGTCCGCGCAGGCCGCGGCCTTGTCGCCCGACGTCCTGCCGTTCGACTGA
- the sepH gene encoding septation protein SepH: MRDLNLQRLSEDGRFLIARDVTTGEQYRIPADHRLTAMLGTSSRSGSTPGQMEIRMESSLSPRDIQSRIRRGESPQSVADSAGVPVAQIDGFAGPVLAEREFMCEQARKTAIRRKHIGGAGILLGTLIAENIAADGGVPEEAEWDSWRREDGRWTVLVTPHGQAEPATFLFDVKSRYVVPADQHAHDLVGDVALPDSTDMAIADAVRASAPAPEAEPIQDELPQVEAPAAPVVPIPEPLQPIEQAALSAVSSLKEARDRRALEQLALEETEAVADSPAAEVEADDFEDSLQHNVAVPDTLGPRKKRQERRRVPSWDEIMFGDKND; this comes from the coding sequence ATGCGTGATCTCAATCTTCAGAGATTGAGTGAGGACGGACGGTTCCTCATCGCGCGAGACGTCACCACCGGAGAGCAGTACCGCATCCCCGCGGACCACCGCCTCACCGCGATGCTCGGCACGTCATCCCGCTCTGGGAGCACCCCCGGCCAGATGGAGATCCGTATGGAAAGCTCACTCAGCCCGCGCGACATCCAGAGCCGCATTCGCCGCGGCGAGTCACCTCAGTCCGTCGCGGACTCGGCCGGTGTGCCGGTCGCGCAGATCGACGGCTTCGCCGGTCCGGTCCTCGCCGAGCGCGAGTTCATGTGCGAGCAGGCCCGCAAGACCGCGATCCGCCGCAAGCACATCGGCGGCGCCGGCATCCTGCTGGGCACCCTGATCGCCGAGAACATCGCTGCCGACGGCGGTGTCCCCGAAGAGGCCGAGTGGGACTCGTGGCGGCGGGAGGACGGTCGCTGGACGGTCCTGGTGACGCCACACGGCCAGGCCGAGCCCGCCACCTTCCTGTTCGACGTCAAGAGCCGCTACGTCGTCCCGGCCGACCAGCACGCACACGACCTCGTCGGTGACGTCGCGCTGCCCGACTCCACCGACATGGCGATCGCCGATGCCGTACGCGCGTCGGCCCCCGCGCCCGAGGCCGAGCCGATCCAGGACGAGCTGCCCCAGGTCGAGGCGCCCGCCGCCCCGGTCGTCCCGATCCCCGAGCCGCTGCAGCCGATCGAGCAGGCCGCACTCTCCGCCGTCTCCTCGCTCAAGGAGGCCCGTGACCGGCGCGCCCTCGAGCAGCTCGCGCTGGAGGAGACCGAGGCCGTCGCCGACAGCCCGGCCGCCGAGGTCGAGGCCGACGACTTCGAGGACTCCCTGCAGCACAACGTCGCAGTGCCCGACACGCTGGGCCCCCGCAAGAAGCGTCAGGAACGCCGTCGCGTCCCCAGCTGGGACGAGATCATGTTCGGCGACAAGAACGACTGA
- a CDS encoding trimeric intracellular cation channel family protein: MSTTLLLILDLAGIAVFASTGALVGVRKELDVFGVAVLAVMTGLGGGVLRDLLIGSVPPAALEDWRYLVVPFVTSLVVFAFHPTFGRRERGIMLLDAVGLALFCVTGAVTAEEAGLNVLSSSALGMLTGIGGGMMRDIASGRVPVVFRGELYATPAFAGALVASVVHHEGWSQWWYIVAFGTCLVWRILALKRGWSAPLPPGTAHV, from the coding sequence GTGTCCACCACCTTGCTGCTGATCCTCGATCTCGCGGGGATCGCCGTCTTCGCCTCGACAGGCGCGCTGGTCGGTGTCCGCAAGGAGCTGGACGTCTTCGGTGTCGCAGTCCTCGCGGTCATGACAGGGCTGGGCGGTGGCGTGCTGCGCGATCTGCTGATCGGGTCGGTCCCGCCAGCGGCCTTGGAGGACTGGCGCTATCTCGTGGTGCCCTTCGTCACGTCCCTCGTGGTGTTCGCCTTCCACCCGACGTTCGGGCGGCGTGAGCGCGGCATCATGCTGCTGGACGCGGTGGGACTCGCGCTGTTCTGCGTGACGGGTGCCGTCACGGCGGAGGAGGCGGGGCTCAACGTGCTGTCGTCCTCGGCCCTCGGCATGCTCACCGGCATCGGCGGGGGGATGATGCGCGACATCGCGTCGGGGCGCGTGCCGGTCGTCTTCCGCGGTGAGCTCTACGCCACCCCGGCATTCGCGGGAGCGCTGGTGGCGAGCGTCGTGCACCATGAGGGCTGGTCCCAGTGGTGGTACATCGTCGCATTCGGGACCTGCCTGGTCTGGCGCATCCTGGCCCTCAAGCGCGGGTGGTCGGCGCCCCTGCCGCCCGGCACCGCCCACGTCTGA